The following are encoded together in the Plasmodium knowlesi strain H genome assembly, chromosome: 8 genome:
- a CDS encoding 60S ribosomal protein L7, putative, with protein MADRYEEEKKDAGKNMMSLRKKKLTKYLQLKEKNQKKMKAQKLINKKKRSELRLRTLRYEKEYEEERKKIVELKREARKNNCFYREAEKKVVFVIRLKGVNKLSPKVRSVFRLLRLLQVHNGVFVKVNKATKEMLKIVEPFVTYGYPTISTIRKLMYKRGYIKVGKVRRYARKKIQENNEISKHLGKYNVHGVEDMIYQLYTCGPAFKKVNNFLWAFKLKPPKKGFKAKRHAFNEPRPGDWGNRENHINELIKRMI; from the exons ATGGCG GATAGGtacgaagaagagaaaaaagatgcCGGGAAGAATATGATGAGcttgaggaagaagaagctcACGAAGTACCTCCaattgaaggagaagaatcaGAAAAAGATGAAGGCACAGAAACTG ATCAACAAGAAGAAGCGAAGCGAGTTGCGACTACGTACACTGCGCTACGAGAAGGAGTACGAAGAGGAACGAAAGAAAATCGTGGAACTTAAAAGAGAGGCGAGGAAAAACAATTGCTTCTACAGAGAGGCAGAAAAGAAAGTCGTTTTTGTGATCAGATTAAAGGGAGTAAATAAATTATCTCCAAAGGTGAGAAGCGTCTTTCGCCTTCTGAGATTGCTTCAAGTACATAACGGAGTCTTCGTGAAGGTGAACAAGGCGACGAAGGAAATGCTAAAGATTGTAGAGCCATTTGTTACCTATGGATACCCAACGATTTCTACCATAAGGAAGTTAATGTACAAAAGAGGTTACATCAAAGTGGGAAAAGTGAGAAGATatgcgagaaaaaaaattcaggaGAACAATGAGATTTCCAAACACCTTGGTAAATATAATGTCCATGGGGTTGAAGATATGATTTACCAACTTTACACTTGCGGACcagcttttaaaaaagtgaataatTTCCTCTGGGCCTTTAAGCTGAAACCACCCAAGAAGGGTTTCAAGGCTAAGCGACACGCCTTCAATGAGCCCAGACCAGGTGATTGGGGAAACAGAGAAAACCACATAAATGAATTAATCAAGCGAATGATATAA
- a CDS encoding activator of Hsp90 ATPase, putative, with translation MAGSVWNRNSWHWEEKNYNKWGESYIKNKLSDLKIEKEDLSVYFDRVDISGNASVSIRKGKQINSFEYVIKFDWVCSKTGQDKEYAGGTAEILDFSNCSVEDNDYAINIELIGDKEESKRAYEILRKEGKEKIKDALKNFPEDLLKHDSNESNKEQKILAEEEEKLQKAKLQSAQQNQPEGVTTNIANNANHVKEENKEEGKKEGSIWNINNYHWEEKCLTKWAQEELKNMLDTSTIQLSNNISLQLFSSEVDGEASSSLRKKKKIIIYDLKINTEWKAFKKNKNGQVEMEITGHVIVNDVISDFSSQEDSKYTFQFIFDNARPEAADMNEVIKNEGPAHIEKIIEAFISKMMEK, from the exons ATGGCGGGATCCGTTTGGAACAGAAACAGTTGGCACTG ggaagaaaaaaactacaacAAATGGGGAGAGtcgtacataaaaaataaactgtCCGATTTGAAAATCGAGAAGGAAGATCTTTCCGTCTACTTCGACAGAGTGGACATTTCCGGAAAT GCCTCCGTGTCAATTCggaagggaaaacaaataaactCCTTCGAATACGTAATAAAGTTCGACTGGGTATGCTCCAAAACGGGGCAAGACAAGGAATACGCTGGAGGAACCGCAGAAATTTTGGACTTCTCAAATTGTTCCGTTGAG GACAACGACTACGCCATCAACATTGAACTGATCGGAGACAAGGAGGAGTCCAAGCGGGCTTACGAAATTCtcaggaaggaaggaaaggagaaaataaaagatgcCTTGAAGAATTTCCCGGAGGATCTACTAAAGCACGACTCGAACGAAT CAAACAAGGAACAGAAGATCCTAgcggaggaagaggaaaaactgcAGAAGGCAAAGCTGCAAAGCGCACAACAAAATCAACCCGAGGGCGTAACTACTAACATTGCGAACAATGCGAACCacgtaaaggaagaaaacaaagaggagggaaaaaaagaaggatccATTTGGAACATTAACAACTACCACTGGGAGGAGAAATGCCTAACCAAGTGGGCCCaggaggaattaaaaaatatgctagACACCTCCACAATACAACTGAGCAATAACATTTCTTTGCAACTCTTTAGTTCCGAAGTTGATGGTGAAGCTTCTTCCagtttgcgaaaaaaaaaaaaaataataatttacgACTTAAAAATTAATACCGAATGGAAGGcctttaaaaagaacaaaaatggcCAAGTCGAAATGGAGATCACGGGGCATGTCATTGTGAATGATGTCATTTCTGATTTCTCCTCTCAGGAGGATAGCAAGTACACATTTCAGTTCATCTTTGACAATGCCCGTCCAGAGGCGGCAGACATGAATGAGGTGATAAAGAACGAGGGACCTGCGCATATCGAGAAGATAATAGAAGCCTTTATTTCGAAGATGATGGAGAAGTAG
- a CDS encoding FAD-dependent glycerol-3-phosphate dehydrogenase, putative, with translation MLKKAIAASGGLGIIGAGGVYLLKVNFHKNMIDGDVTYKYSSVRSRSEMISRLKKNQFDVLIIGGGATGAGLALDCATRGINCALIDKGDFSSGTSSKSTKLLHGGIRYLENAVKNFDLTELYFVWEALGERAHAMKIAPFMSRSVPIIMPIYKYWQVPYFAYNIKVYDLLADLVCYFDKGVPNSNYIRHSNTVDGFPLLRKEQLKGSLVYYDGQHNDSRMNLNLILTSTMENYVPGQVGSTVCNHMEVVGFIKDDDGKKIIGVRAMDRISNEEIEIFANVIVNATGPHGDVVRKLADETATPVIQISSGCHFILPKWYSSKNNGMIIPKTSDGRVLFLLPWENATIVGTTDEQRELEENPQIQKKDTDFLASELSKYINVDAEEIKNDIKAAWCGFRPLVMETKGKKKKNAKKNSNIKGQGKGEGSTNTEPITTHKISRSHEIIEDDNGLISILGGKWTIYRKMAQDTLDYIANKHCDKVKSKYNCRTKFLMLLGSHDEEGKHNMDDLTYGNSKLSKKLVQKYSQIDYDVAHHLVSNYGYLAEKVCDLATELNLFNKIDASKPYIEAEVIYASRYEFASTISDIIGRRFRLGFVDSAVSGKVISKIANLMKDELKWNRDQMNRNIEEAKLYIRSLSLE, from the coding sequence ATGCTGAAGAAAGCCATCGCCGCGTCGGGTGGCCTCGGAATTATCGGGGCTGGGGGGGTGTACCTGCTGAAGGTTAATTTTCACAAGAATATGATTGACGGGGATGTAACATACAAGTACAGTTCTGTGAGGAGTAGAAGCGAAATGATTAGCCGCTTGAAGAAGAACCAATTCGATGTATTAATAATAGGAGGAGGAGCCACTGGAGCAGGATTAGCACTAGATTGTGCCACAAGAGGAATCAACTGTGCTCTAATAGATAAAGGTGATTTTTCCAGTGGTACTTCCTCTAAGTCAACCAAGTTGTTACATGGAGGAATACGTTACCTAGAAAATGcagtaaaaaattttgatttGACGGAGTTATATTTCGTATGGGAGGCATTGGGAGAAAGAGCCCATGCGATGAAAATCGCTCCATTCATGTCTAGATCGGTACCGATTATAATGCCAATTTATAAATATTGGCAAGTGCCTTACTTCGCATACAACATAAAAGTGTACGATTTATTGGCCGACTTGGTATGCTACTTCGATAAGGGGGTACCTAACTCAAACTACATTCGCCATTCCAACACAGTGGATGGCTTTCCTCTACTGAGGAAGGAACAACTGAAAGGATCACTAGTATATTACGACGGCCAACATAATGATAGCCGCATGAATCTGAATTTGATTCTAACAAGTACTATGGAGAACTATGTTCCTGGACAAGTGGGATCCACTGTATGTAACCATATGGAAGTGGTTGGCTTCataaaggatgatgatgggaagaaaataatcgGTGTAAGAGCAATGGATAGAATTAGTAACGAAGAAATAGAGATATTTGCAAATGTTATTGTGAACGCTACAGGACCTCACGGAGATGTTGTCAGAAAATTAGCGGATGAAACGGCTACTCCAGTTATACAGATATCTTCAGGTTGCCATTTCATCTTACCAAAATGGTACTCCTCCAAAAATAATGGAATGATTATACCGAAGACTAGTGATGGGAGAGTGCTTTTTCTGTTACCTTGGGAAAATGCTACCATCGTTGGTACTACAGATGAACAAAGGGAACTTGAAGAGAACCCACAGATTCAGAAAAAAGACACGGACTTTTTGGCTAGCGAATTGTccaaatatataaatgtagatgcagaggaaattaaaaatgatataaaagCTGCTTGGTGTGGATTCAGACCCTTAGTTATGGAaaccaaaggaaaaaaaaaaaaaaatgccaaaaagAATTCCAATATCAAGGGTCAAGGTAAGGGAGAAGGATCCACGAATACAGAACCCATAACGACACATAAGATATCCAGAAGCCATGAAATTATAGAAGATGATAATGGACTTATTAGCATTTTAGGAGGTAAGTGGACAATATATAGAAAGATGGCCCAGGATACTCTAGACTACATAGCGAACAAACACTGTGATAAGGTTAAAAGCAAGTACAACTGCAGGACGAAATTTCTCATGCTTCTTGGTAGTCatgatgaggaaggaaaacacaaCATGGACGACTTAACCTATGGAAATAGTAAGTTGAGTAAGAAACTAGTCCAGAAATACAGCCAAATAGATTACGATGTTGCGCATCACCTCGTGTCCAATTATGGATACCTCGCAGAGAAAGTCTGTGATCTAGCTACGGAGTTAAATTTGTTTAACAAAATAGATGCATCAAAACCGTACATCGAAGCTGAAGTGATCTATGCCAGTAGATATGAATTCGCCTCCACCATTTCGGATATTATTGGAAGACGATTCCGACTGGGGTTCGTCGATTCTGCCGTGTCTGGCAAGGTCATCTCCAAAATTGCTAACCTTATGAAGGACGAGTTGAAATGGAACCGCGACCAAATGAACAGGAACATTGAGGAAGCCAAGTTGTACATCCGCTCCCTCTCCCTGGAGTGA
- a CDS encoding 40S ribosomal protein S12, putative, whose product MSDVESVENNVVVEEKTVFDHTTAIQKVLKNALVHDGLKIGIREVIKSIESKEAKACFLSDVCSEPAYKKLITALCTEKNIPLFMVENDSKDLGQWVGLFKLDKEGNARKIIGASSVSIIDFGEESPERDYLMQQNQPAATA is encoded by the exons aTGAGCGACGTCGAAAGCGTTGAAAACAACGTAGTCGTGGAGGAGAAAACCGTTTTCGATCACACCACGGCCATACAGAAG GTTTTGAAGAACGCCCTGGTGCACGATGGGCTGAAAATAGGAATCAGGGAAGTCATTAAGTCCATTGAATCGAAGGAGGCCAAGGCATGCTTCCTATCAGACGTATGTTCAGAGCCAgcatacaaaaaattaatcacAGCTTTGTGTACAGAGAAGAacatccccctttttatgGTCGAAAATGATAGCAAGGATTTAGGTCAGTGGGTTGGATTATTCAAATTAGacaaggaaggaaatgcCAGGAAGATTATTGGAGCGAGTTCCGTTTCGATTATTGACTTTGGAGAAGAATCACCTGAGCGAGATTATTTAATGCAACAGAACCAACCTGCTGCAACTGCTTAA
- a CDS encoding T-complex protein 1 subunit beta, putative encodes MNTIVPDVLKQGAQEDKGEIARLQYFVGAIAVGDLVKSTLGPRGLDKILTPLNIEGARSHQHTVTNDGATILKSVWLDNPVSKILVDVSMQQDNKCGDGTTGVVVLAAEMLRNAEILIENKIHPQIICDGFRMALETARDALEKSCFSHDINSEQFKEDMLKIARTTLSSKLLTHEKEHFAQLAVNAILRIKENLNLDLIQIIKKTGGTIKDSYLEEGFILEKRIGINQPKSLTKCNVMVANTPMDTDKVKIYGTKVNVNSFEDIQDLENEEKLKMKNKVENIIAHGCNVFINRQLIYNYPEQIFRENNVMTIEHSDFDGMERLASCLGAEIASTFEKDLNIKLGYCDKIEEVIIGEDKLIRFSGCKKNGACTIILRGASSHILEESERSLHDALAVLAETMKDNRVVLGAGCTEMLMSNAVDNLARTVEGKRSLAIEAFAKALRQIPTYILDNGGFDSSEIVSRIRAQHTKGNVYAGIDINNGDVGNVMELGIYESYNSKLSQLTSATEAVEMILRVDDIIKCAPRKRGGV; translated from the coding sequence ATGAATACCATCGTGCCAGACGTGTTGAAGCAAGGCGCGCAGGAGGATAAGGGGGAAATCGCGAGGTTGCAGTACTTCGTGGGGGCTATCGCCGTTGGAGACTTGGTGAAAAGCACGCTGGGACCAAGGGGCCTAGACAAAATCCTCACCCCCTTGAATATAGAAGGAGCCAGAAGCCACCAGCACACAGTGACGAATGACGGAGCAACCATTCTTAAGTCAGTATGGTTAGATAATCCAGTGTCGAAAATATTAGTAGACGTGAGTATGCAACAAGACAATAAATGTGGAGATGGAACGACAGGAGTTGTAGTCCTCGCCGCAGAGATGCTTAGGAATGCAGAAATAttaattgaaaataaaatacaccCACAAATTATTTGCGATGGATTCCGCATGGCACTTGAGACGGCGAGAGATGCATTGGAAAAGTCGTGTTTCAGTCACGACATAAATTCAGAGCAATTTAAGGAAGACATGTTGAAGATTGCCAGAACCACACTCTCCTCCAAATTGTTGACACATGAAAAGGAACACTTTGCGCAACTAGCCGTAAATGCAATTCTacgaataaaagaaaatttaaactTAGATCTAAttcaaataataaaaaaaaccgGAGGAACTATTAAAGATTCCTACCTGGAAGAGGGGTTCATTTTAGAAAAGAGAATTGGCATTAACCAACCGAAGAGTCTGACAAAATGTAATGTCATGGTAGCCAATACACCAATGGATACAGACAAGGTAAAAATCTATGGAACAAAAGTAAATGTCAACAGTTTTGAAGATATACAAGAtttagaaaatgaagaaaaattgaaaatgaaaaacaaggtggaaaatattattgcaCATGGATGTAATGTTTTTATTAACAGACAGCTAATTTATAATTATCCTGAGCAAATTTTTCGGGAAAATAATGTGATGACAATTGAACACAGTGATTTTGATGGAATGGAAAGATTGGCTAGCTGTTTAGGAGCAGAAATTGCCTCTACATTTGAGAAGGATCTGAATATTAAGTTAGGATATTGTgataaaattgaagaagttATTATAGGGGAGGATAAATTAATTCGATTTTCtggttgcaaaaaaaatggagcatGTACAATTATTTTGCGTGGTGCATCTTCACACATTTTGGAGGAGAGTGAAAGATCTCTACATGATGCGCTTGCTGTTCTAGCAGAAACGATGAAGGACAATCGAGTTGTCCTTGGAGCAGGGTGTACAGAAATGCTCATGAGTAACGCCGTGGATAATTTAGCCAGGACTGTAGAGGGCAAGAGAAGCTTGGCTATCGAAGCCTTTGCAAAGGCCCTCAGACAAATCCCCACCTACATATTAGACAACGGAGGATTTGACAGCTCAGAAATTGTTAGCAGAATAAGAGCTCAACATACCAAGGGAAATGTCTACGCCGGTATCGATATCAACAATGGAGATGTGGGCAATGTGATGGAGCTCGGAATTTATGAATCCTACAATTCAAAGTTATCTCAGTTGACCTCCGCCACGGAGGCCGTCGAGATGATTCTGCGTGTGGATGACATTATTAAGTGCGCGCCTCGTAAGAGAGGTGGTGTATAA
- a CDS encoding microtubule-associated protein RP/EB family, putative, translating to MGESREASSLGMMDSAFFVSRKELIEWVNRTLKLNVTKIEQCSNGAIYTQLLDILFPNKSVLHKVKWNAKLEYECIVNYKLIQNVFNKFGIKKHMDIDKLIRGKYQDNLEFLQWFKAFFERIIDYNNKNVINYDPLQRRKLCILGDRGDYKLLNSYMPDWAKVDINNGKENVVNHENRNCSNGPKRNNDHRSSVNQDNVTSSVTTRAATSSSNNSSAPNLCYSLNGKKPMKTEKRSTLITTTGDNTLSSNSCKEIHSSRRNPSGARRQGISPIGTQLENHLPTSTSTSKRHSVSAKVSSRGSLSSSAYYHSNKSNTQMENHKDALSLNEQNKKLKIELEKKNSEIFSLQNKLKTQEKEKKLLLFQKNFYYNKLRFLELLCNQTDDDALLVSDIQHIIYARENTYFHQTISLGEKDSGDAVDPSEMEGAQSEEATQSGEATHSAEAIHPGEAYAETDNEAPLPDTHDHYNAHDFVEQTDSIQNGEVEQYAGHYNNQGSMDFPTYC from the coding sequence ATGGGTGAAAGTAGAGAAGCGTCCTCCCTGGGAATGATGGATTCGGCATTCTTCGTGAGCCGAAAGGAGCTAATCGAGTGGGTGAACAGGACGCTAAAGCTGAACGTAACAAAAATAGAGCAGTGCTCTAATGGAGCCATCTACACGCAGCTCTTGGACATTCTTTTCCCTAACAAGTCAGTCCTTCACAAAGTGAAGTGGAATGCCAAGCTAGAATACGAGTGTATAGTGAACTACAAGCTCATTCAAAACGTTTTCAACAAATTTGGTATTAAAAAACATATGGACATAGATAAACTAATTAGAGGAAAGTATCAAGACAATTTAGAATTCCTCCAATGGTTTAAAGCATTTTTTGAGCGTATCATTGACTATAACAATAAGAACGTAATTAACTATGATCCCCTACAGCGCCGTAAATTGTGTATCCTTGGAGATAGGGGTGACTACAAGTTACTAAACAGCTATATGCCCGATTGGGCCAAGGTAGATATAAATAATGGGAAAGAGAATGTGGTGAATCACGAAAATAGGAATTGTTCTAATGGCCCAAAACGGAACAATGACCACAGATCCAGTGTCAATCAGGACAACGTCACCTCCAGTGTGACCACCCGTGCCGCCACGTCGTCCAGTAACAACAGCAGCGCTCCTAATCTGTGTTACTCCCTCAACGGGAAAAAGCCTATGAAGACGGAGAAACGGTCCACGTTAATCACCACAACAGGGGATAATACCTTAAGTTCCAATTCGTGTAAGGAGATTCATTCTTCAAGGAGGAATCCCAGTGGAGCAAGGCGTCAGGGTATAAGCCCCATAGGGACACAGCTGGAGAACCACCTCCCCACGTCGACCTCCACGAGTAAGCGACACTCCGTCTCAGCGAAGGTCTCCTCGAGAGGCTCGCTCTCCTCTTCGGCGTACTACCACTCCAACAAAAGTAACACCCAAATGGAGAACCACAAAGATGCCCTTTCCCTAAacgaacaaaacaaaaagctCAAAAttgagttggaaaaaaaaaatagcgaaattttttcattacaaaataaattaaaaactcaggaaaaggaaaaaaaacttttactTTTCCAAAAGAATTTTTACTACAATAAGTTGAGGTTTCTTGAGCTCCTCTGCAACCAGACGGATGACGACGCTCTGTTGGTGAGTGACATACAGCATATCATTTATGCGCGCGAGAATACTTACTTCCATCAGACTATATCTCTTGGGGAGAAGGACAGCGGGGACGCAGTAGATCCAAGCGAGATGGAAGGGGCCCAATCAGAAGAAGCGACTCAATCCGGGGAGGCGACTCACTCGGCGGAAGCTATTCACCCTGGAGAAGCCTACGCCGAGACCGATAATGAAGCCCCCCTGCCGGACACCCATGACCACTACAACGCGCACGACTTCGTAGAGCAGACCGACTCCATACAGAACGGCGAGGTAGAGCAGTACGCAGGACACTACAACAACCAAGGCTCGATGGACTTCCCCACCTACTGctaa
- a CDS encoding 40S ribosomal protein S23, putative, producing MGSGKPSGLRAARKLRIRRRTQRWADKGYKKSHLGTRWKSNPFRGSSHAKGIVVEKVAIEAKQPNSAYRKCVRVQLIKNGKKITAFVPGDGCLNFIDENDEVLVSGFGRSGHSVGDLPGVKFKVVKVARVSLLALFKEKKEKPRS from the exons ATGGGATCAG GCAAACCAAGTGGATTGAGAGCAGCGAGAAAACTGCGCATAAGGAGAAGAACCCAGAGATGGGCTGATAAGGGATACAAGAAATCTCACTTGGGAACCCGCTGGAAGTCCAACCCTTTTAGAGGAAGTTCCCACGCTAAAGGAATTGTCGTGGAGAAGGTTGCCATTGAAGCTAAGCAG CCCAACTCCGCTTATCGAAAATGTGTCCGTGTGCAGTtgattaaaaatggaaagaaaatcaCTGCTTTCGTTCCTGGAGATGgttgtttaaattttatcGACGAAAACGACGAAGTGTTGGTATCAGGATTTGGACGAAGTGGTCACTCTGTTGGTGACTTGCCCGGAGTAAAATTCAAAGTCGTCAAGGTAGCTCGTGTTTCCTTGTTAGCCCTCtttaaggaaaagaaggagaagccaAGATCATAG
- a CDS encoding ATP-dependent Clp protease proteolytic subunit, putative produces MVCLFSLLLFTLLRNNRTHAKRNTHRLSTAHFIHFPGGEVPQGKARHNWVGRGSAVVCSGVYSRCTKTRGLSSNSLLRSIEDEEENATLRDEGASDGASYITTDGVARSDPGTKEMKSVKNGNLCMDAAKGVGGFLGGEGRHLEEISPEGKPIHKGRSRMSRRYRRREGIIPRVEDIKDMKKDLKLFFFKKRIIYLTEEINKKTTDEMISQLLYLDNINHDDIKIYINSPGGSINEGLAILDIFNYIKSDIQTISFGLVASMASVILASGKKGKRKSLPNCRIMIHQPLGNAFGQPQDIEIQTKEILYLKKLLYNYLSTFTNQTTETIEKDSDRDHYMNALEAKRYGIIDEVIETKLPHPYFDEAVRESSSG; encoded by the coding sequence ATGGTATGTTTATTTTCGCTTCTGCTTTTCACCCTACTGAGAAATAACAGAACACATGCAAAAAGGAATACACACAGATTGAGCACGGCCCACTTCATACATTTCCCGGGTGGAGAGGTTCCCCAAGGGAAGGCAAGGCACAACTGGGTAGGCAGGGGCAGCGCTGTTGTTTGCAGTGGTGTGTACAGCCGCTGCACCAAAACCAGGGGTCTGTCGTCCAATTCGCTTCTGCGGTCCATAgaggatgaagaggaaaacgCCACACTGAGGGACGAGGGTGCATCAGATGGTGCATCATATATCACGACAGATGGAGTGGCGAGAAGTGACCCTGGTacaaaggaaatgaaaagtgTTAAGAATGGCAACTTGTGTATGGATGCTGCCAAGGGTGTGGGTGGTTTCCTCGGAGGAGAGGGAAGGCATTTAGAGGAAATTTCTCCTGAAGGAAAACCAATTCACAAAGGCAGGAGCAGGATGAGCAGAAGGTACAGGAGGAGGGAGGGGATCATTCCCCGAGTGGAAGACATCAAAGATATGAAGAAGGACCtgaagttattttttttcaaaaaaagaataatctACTTGacggaagaaataaataaaaaaacgacCGATGAGATGATCAGTCAGTTGTTATACTTAGATAACATAAATCACGACGACATCAAAATTTACATAAATTCCCCAGGAGGGTCCATAAATGAGGGACTAGCCATTTTGGATATTTTCAATTACATCAAGTCAGACATACAGACAATATCTTTTGGCCTAGTAGCATCTATGGCATCTGTAATTTTAGCTAGcgggaaaaaggggaagaggaaatctCTGCCCAATTGCAGAATCATGATCCATCAACCTCTGGGAAATGCATTTGGACAGCCCCAGGATATAGAGATACAGACCAAGGAAATTCTTTATCTGAAGAAACTGTTGTATAATTACTTGTCCACTTTTACTAACCAGACAACTGAGACCATTGAGAAGGACTCAGACAGAGACCACTACATGAATGCGCTGGAGGCGAAGAGGTATGGAATAATTGATGAGGTGATTGAGACAAAGTTGCCACACCCATATTTTGATGAAGCCGTGAGGGAGTCTAGCAGTGGTTGA
- a CDS encoding spindle and kinetochore-associated protein 2, putative: MELSIDALKEKFLNMNSDIELIERKLKDEMCKMYEDDINPFLILNDFENIRSELHRISKELNVLYERKKMSIQYMHRQMQNYNFLLNLENNLNITSKEFMNYNNSEIILNNFFYDNIKKFLLNINYDEINELLQLEHLQKCVDRKGEQTNENNLNDMGTEVPNGKSGMCDSGSYKNYVNTSDFRDNEKRGMLNNGNIAQDNRNEQVNKGNATDKESLFCPIDDATFQSVPALIRRRAKLDDINLIYRSLYDMAIKKGSCVPVEKSELTQMNLQVFGQTGEAKIATLRYLKIIEVINKTGSVKLLNCAGLKKKKKRKTCHAR, encoded by the exons ATGGAGTTGTCAATAGACGCGCTGAAGGAGAAG TTCCTTAACATGAACAGCGACATCGAGCTAATCGAACGGAAGCTCAAAGACGAAATGTGCAAAATGTATGAAGATGACATCAATCCATTTCTAATTCTTAAcgattttgaaaatataagAAGCGAATTGCACAGAATAAGTAAAGAATTAAATGTTCTGtatgaacggaaaaaaatgagtataCAATACATGCACAGGCAAATGCAAAATTACAACTTTCTGCTGAACTTggaaaataatttgaatATCACTTCCAAGGAGTTTATGAATTATAACAACtcggaaattattttaaataattttttttacgacaATATAAAGAAGTTTTTGCTTAACATAAATTACGATGAAATTAATGAGTTGTTACAGCTGGAACATCTCCAAAAATGTGTAGACCGCAAAGGGGAGCaaacaaatgaaaacaacTTAAACGACATGGGGACCGAAGTACCCAACGGGAAATCTGGGATGTGTGACTCGGGCAGTTATAAAAACTATGTAAATACTAGCGATTTCAGGGACAACGAAAAAAGAGGGATGTTGAATAACGGAAACATCGCACAAGATAACAGAAACGAACAAGTGAACAAGGGAAATGCCACCGATAAGGAGAGCTTGTTCTGCCCCATCGACGACGCTACCTTCCAGTCCGTCCCCGCACTGATTCGACGGAGAGCCAAGTTGGACGACATTAACCTGATATACAGGTCGCTGTACGACATGGCCATAAAGAAGGGCAG CTGCGTCCCCGTGGAAAAGTCCGAGCTGACTCAGATGAATCTGCAGGTCTTTGGACAGACAG GAGAAGCCAAAATAGCTACCTTGCGATACCTGAAAATTATAGAAGTTATTAACaa AACCGGCTCCGTGAAACTCCTAAACTGCGCtgggttgaaaaaaaaaaagaagagaaaaacctGCCACGCAAgataa
- a CDS encoding glutaredoxin 1, putative, producing the protein MACNNEGVKKFVQKIIDENVIAVFAKTECPYCIKAISILKGYNVANMHVEQIEKNPNMADIQAYLKELTGKSSVPRIFINKEVVGGCDDLVKEKEEGKLQERLKKLGILS; encoded by the exons atggcgtGCAACAACgaaggagtaaaaaaatttgtgcAGAAAATTATAGACGAAAATGTCATTGCGGTATTTGCGAAAAC GGAATGCCCGTACTGCATTAAGGCCATCTCCATTTTGAAAGGATACAACGTAGCCAACATG CATGTAGAACAAATCGAGAAGAACCCAAACATGGCGGACATCCAAGCCTACTTAAAAGAATTAACAG GAAAGAGCTCCGTGCCGCGGATATTCATCAATAAGGAGGTTGTCGGCGGGTGTGACGACTTG gtgaaggagaaggaagagggaaAGCTCCAAGAGCGCCTGAAGAAACTGGGTATTCTCAGTTAA
- a CDS encoding ER membrane protein complex subunit 5, putative codes for MIGALSVSITLIGLASLVKSGHSVYLLLSAFKLENDNIDHFTIPYTLVAQIVLCALVTIYGGSKLFLNFKHIQESEPTNFDNYEWDKNHARKSYRPCFNRKFFIKNYAKDFLLKSI; via the exons atgattGGGGCACTCTCCGTTTCGATCACGCTCATAGGCTTAGCGTCCCTTGTGAAGAGTGGGCACTCCGTGTACCTTC TTCTTAGCGCCTTCAAATTGGAAAACGACAACATCGATCATTTCACTATTCCATACACG CTCGTTGCGCAAATAGTGCTTTGTGCCCTTGTCACCATTTACGGCGGAAGCAAACTCTTCCTGAATTTCAAGCACATCCAGGAGAGCGAACCCACCAACTTCGACAATTA CGAGTGGGATAAAAACCACGCACGGAAGAGCTACCGCCCCTGCTTTAACAGAAAgtttttcatcaaaaattACGCAAAGGATTTCCTCCTCAAGTCCATTTGA